In one Gracilinanus agilis isolate LMUSP501 chromosome 6, AgileGrace, whole genome shotgun sequence genomic region, the following are encoded:
- the WEE1 gene encoding wee1-like protein kinase: protein MVTALPGELRGSPTLKLSPSQPLTCGAAGPQQPGFAAAAAVATSELRPRSSPPSRVSAGGRCDVPPRRGSYRCRRPSGAPRAEEEEEEEEEDEGSGHSTGEDSAFQEPDSPLPPTRSPAESGPAAEPESSGRGPTPGPLEEEMPLVDEGGPGDGDAGGAEGDSWEEEGFGSSSPVKSPAAAGAYYLSSPLSPLRGDRSPRGRQRRDGSCSPVPDYPGTPPHKTFRKLRLFDTPHTPKSLLSKARGIDSSSVKLRGGSLFMSSGRSEKQGFDMRQTPQVNINPFTPDSMLLHSSVQCRRRKRTHWNDSCDEDMEASDGELEDEPARPAKRITITESNMKSRYESEFHELEKIGSGEFGSVFKCVKRLDGCIYAIKRSKKPLAGSVDEQNALREVYAHAVLGQHSHVVRYFSAWAEDDHMLIQNEYCNGGSLGDAISENYRSMNYFSETELKDLLIQVARGLKYIHSMSLVHMDIKPSNIFISRVSIPGTAEEGDEDDWTANKVIFKIGDLGHVTRISSPQVEEGDSRFLANEVLQENYTHLPKADIFALALTVVCAAGAEPLPTNGDQWHEIRQGKLPRIPQVLSQELTDLLKVMIHPDPERRPSAVALVKHSVLLSASRKSAEQLRIELNAEKFKNSLLQKELKKAQMAKAAAEERALFTDRMATRSSTQSNRTARLIGKKMNRSVSLTIY from the exons ATGGTGACTGCTCTCCCAGGGGAACTGCGGGGCTCCCCCACCCTCAAGCTTTCGCCGAGCCAGCCCCTAACCT GCGGAGCCGCGGGGCCCCAGCAGCCTGGAtttgccgccgccgccgccgtaGCCACATCGGAGCTGCGACCCCGGTCCTCGCCCCCGTCCCGGGTCAGCGCTGGTGGCCGCTGTGACGTCCCGCCGAGGCGCGGGAGCTACCGCTGCCGCCGCCCCTCCGGAGCGCCCCGAGCC gaggaggaggaggaagaggaggaggaggacgagggcAGCGGCCACAGCACCGGGGAGGACTCGGCCTTCCAGGAGCCTGACTCGCCGCTGCCGCCCACCCGCAGCCCTGCGGAGTCCGGGCCGGCCGCCGAGCCAGAGTCCAGCGGCCGGGGCCCGACTCCAGGCCCGCTGGAGGAGGAGATGCCTCTGGTCGATGAGGGAGGCCCCGGCGACGGGGACGCGGGAGGCGCTGAGGGCGACTCGTGGGAGGAGGAAGGCTTCGGCTCCTCATCCCCGGTCAAATCTCCCGCTGCCGCCGGTGCCTACTACTTGAGCAGCCCCCTGTCGCCGCTCCGTGGGGATCGCTCCCCGCGCGGCCGCCAGCGCCGGGACGGCTCCTGCTCTCCGGTGCCTGACTACCCGGGCACACCGCCGCACAAGACCTTCCGCAAGCTGCGGCTCTTCGACACGCCGCACACCCCCAAG AGTTTGCTCTCCAAAGCTCGAGGAATAGATTCCAGCTCTGTTAAACTTCGAGGTGGTTCTCTTTTCATGAGCTCAGGAAGATCAGAAAAACAAGGATTTGACATGAGACAGACCCCTCAAGTGAATATTAATCCATTCACACCAGATTCAATGTTGCTTCATTCTTCAGTACAATGTCGTCGAAGGAAAAGAACACACTGGAATGA CTCCTGTGATGAAGACATGGAAGCAAGTGATGGGGAGCTGGAAGATGAGCCTGCCAGGCCTGCCAAG aGAATTACAATCACAGAAAGTAACATGAAATCAAGATATGAAAGTGAATTTCATGAATTGGAGAAAATTGGATCAGGAGAATTTGGTTCAGTATTTAAGTGTGTAAAGAGGCTGGATGGATGTATCTATGCCATAAAGCGATCAAAGAAGCCACTGGCTGGTTCTGTTGATGA ACAGAATGCTTTAAGAGAAGTCTATGCCCACGCAGTACTTGGACAGCATTCTCATGTGGTTCGATACTTCTCTGCATGGGCAGAAGATGATCACATGCTGATACAGAATGAGTATTGTAATG GTGGAAGCTTAGGGGATGCCATAAGTGAAAACTACAGAAGCATGAATTATTTTTCGGAAACAGAACTTAAAGATCTCCTCATACAGGTTGCTCGTGGTTTGAAATATATTCACTCAATGTCATTGGTACACATGGATATCAAGCCTA GTAATATTTTCATATCTAGAGTGTCAATCCCAGGCACGGCTGAGGAAGGGGACGAAGATGATTGGACAGccaataaagttatttttaaaatag GAGATCTTGGACATGTAACTAGGATATCCAGTCCACAGGTAGAAGAAGGTGATAGCCGTTTCCTTGCAAATGAAGTTTTACAAGAG AATTACACTCATTTGCCAAAGGCAGATATTTTTGCTCTGGCCCTCACTGTGGTGTGTGCTGCTGGCGCTGAACCGCTCCCCACAAATGGAGACCAGTGGCACGAGATACGTCAAGGAAAGCTGCCACGGATACCCCAAGTCCTCTCCCAAGAACTGACAGATTTGCTGAAG gtCATGATTCACCCTGACCCTGAGAGGAGACCGTCAGCGGTGGCGCTGGTCAAGCACTCAGTGTTACTCTCTGCCTCCAGGAAGAGTGCTGAGCAGCTACGCATAGAACTGAATGCAGAAAAATTCAAAAACTCACTCCTGCAGAA AGAACTAAAGAAAGCACAGATGGCAAAAGCAGCTGCAGAGGAAAGAGCTCTCTTTACAGACAGAATGGCCACTCGGTCCAGCACGCAGAGTAACAGAACAGCACGCCTCATAGGGAAGAAGATGAACCGATCTGTTAGTCTGACTATATATTGA